The following nucleotide sequence is from Bacteroidota bacterium.
GTTCTTTAAAATATACCCCTGAGCACCAAAACAAATAGAGTAAAATACTTTTCGGTCGTCGTCGAAACTTGTTTGCATAATAACCTTAATATCAGGGTATGCGGGATGGATTTGTTTTACTGCATCGATGCCCGAAGTCCCGGGCATTTCTATATCCATTAAAATTACATCAGGGGAAACATTTTCAATATCTTTTAACACATTATCCGCATTGCTGAATCCACCGGCCCATTCAAAACCGGGAGTGCCTTTCAGAATTACACTAAGTGCATCTCTCACTTTTTTATTATCATCAAAAATACATACGCGGATTTCCATACTCAAAATTTAAACAAAATTCGATACTTTAAAATATTTAATCAATAGCCCATACAGGGGAATTTTCACGACTTAATGATCATTATTTAGTTTAATAATTACTGAAGTTCCTAATTCAACCCCTGAATTTACAGTTAATTCTGCATTTATCGCTTTTGCTCTTCTCCTGATATTTTTTAATCCATTACCATCATGATTTTTTAAGGCATTAAAGCCGATACCATTATCCCGAATTACGATCTGAAGTTCTTTTTTAGAATTACTAATGCTGACCTCCACTTTACTGGCATTAGAATATTTCGCAGCATTATTTATCACCTCCTTCATGATCATATATAAATTATGTCTGCCCTCTACCGACAATTCATATTCAGATGCCTTTTCCGCAACATTAAATACAAATTCGATATTCTTAGATTCCAGTAATTTATATCCAAAATTTTCAACTCTTATCAAGAGGTTGTCAAAACTATCATTTAAAGGATTTACAGCCCATACCAAGTCACCCATTTTGTCCAACAGTTCTCTTGAAGTTTCTGCAATTTCTGTGCTGTAGTTTTCAGCATCATTTAGTTCTTTTCTTTTTATAGCTCCATTTAAAACATCACTATACATACTTATACTACTTAGCGTAGAACCTATGTCGTCATGAAGGTCGCTGCTAATGCGACTCCTTTCCAAATTTAAATATTGTTCATATTCAAGTTTTTTGCGCAATTGCCGTCTGCTAAAGAACAATCCCAGTATAATTACCAATGCTACAATTGCACCAATAATTAATTGTTGTTGTTGTATTCTTTTCGACTGAATTGCATTTTCAATATCCATTTTTACAATTTCCTTATCTTTTTTTGCAGTTTCATATTTTGTCTGCAACTCGGCAATATCTTTAGATTTATTTTCATTAAAAACTGAATCGTTGTAAAGGATATACATATTTAATGCATCAATTGATTTTTCCAACTGCCCTGTTGTTTGATATGCATTGGCGAGGCTTTGATAATTATTTTTCAATAATTCCTTTGCTCCAAAACTTTGGGCAAGGGCAACACTTTTTTCCATATTGGATATTCCTTCCTTGATATTTCCCTGTTCAAATAATAACAAACCGATATTTCCGATCACGGCTGCAAGATCTGTTGACTCCAAATTCGAATAAATATCGGCGGCATTTTTAAAGTAATAAAGAGCAGAATCAATTTTCTCAACAAAACCCTTTTGATATGCCAAACCTGCGTTATTATATGCATCGGCCAAAATATCTGGAGGTACTGAATTTCTTTTATTAATAAGGTATAGCAAATAGCCCAACGATTTTCGATATTCGCCAGTCTCAACAAAAGTGGCGCCCAAATTACTATAGGACCGTATTATTTTGAGAGAATCGTTTAATTGCTCTGCTATCTTTAAACTTTGATCATGATATTTTATGGCAAGTTGAAAATCTCTGTTCCTTTTATATGCTATTGCCAGATTATTAGTATTATCGGCAAGTTGCTTCTGATCATTTAAGGATTCTGCTATTTGAACTGCCTTAAGTAAATAAAATATGGAGGAATCATAATCACCTGTCTGATTAAAAACAGTTCCAATATTTAAATAACTTTTTCCTGTTGCTTTTACATCACCTTCACCTTGCCTGAATGCCAAACTTTTTTTATGATATTCCAAAGCCTTATCATAATTACCAATATTCTTTTCCAAAATACCCAATCTGGTATAACCATCTCCTAAACCTTTTTTATATTTTAATTCTTCAGAAAGTTTTATTGCTTTTAAAGCATCTGCACGCGATAATTCAGGATCTTTTGTTAAATTATTTAAACTGGCGGTATTGAGTTTATTAATGGTCGAAGTGTCAGCAGGGTGAAAATCCTGCATTTGACCGAAAACAATTCCGGAATTAATTACAAAAATAAATATAAGAAAACAGGGGATATTGAATTTCCGGCTGTAATACATACTGTGCGTATTTCAGCATAAAAATAGCGTTTTTTCAAATATCGTCACCTGAGGCATCTGCCTCACTATCTGTAGTGGTGCCCTTGCCTTCTAACCTTCCGGAATACATGATAGAAACCTCCACCTGATCATATGTGGAAGGATCATAATTATTTCCTGTATTTAAAAGAAAATTATCCTCATTTATCGGATTTTGAAGGTTCGTTCCGTTATATACTAAACTGTATTTTGGCGAATTTGAAATATTAATTGTAGGAGGCGTTGAAAGTGAATTAATACTTTGGTGCCCCGCAAAATCCACATAAATATATTGCCTAACCTCTGCACTATTAATAAATTTTAAATAACAAAACACCTTACATGGTGAGGTTATAAAATGAGCAGGATTTTGTGCTAAAAACACCGTAGTACGCCCTTTAAGATTATCAAGCGGATCAACAGTTCTGATTATTATTTTTTTCTGTCCGGAATAATTTGTTGCATTTGCAAAATCAAATGCACCATTTTGAATTCCACCACCAGGGTTTGCAGTATTTCCAGGTGATAAAGTAAATGTAATTACAAATACTGAAGAGCCATTTGATTGCCCGCTACCGCTTTGACTTAAAATCAAATTATTTTGCCCCGAAGTACATTGCACTTTGATCTCAATTATTGGATAAGTGCCGGTTTCGTTTAACCAAACGAAGGGTTTTAATGGAAGCATTTTATATTATTTATAAGTGAGCAATCGTTGTTAAAGTATTGGGAATATCCAAAGCAAAAAAACTATAATCATTAGAAGTTGCGCTATAATTTGTGACCCTACTTCCCTGTGCATTAAAATCTGCATCCTCGGCACCGTTCTTTATTGCCGACATTATGTTTTTTACTGTTAATGCCGGTTGAGGTATTGCTGTATTTTGTTTTAATGCTTCAATACACAATAAAACAGTTCCTGCTACTATTCCTGCAGCCTGACTGCTCCCGGAAACCTCAGCATATCCCGTAGAATAGTTATTTCTTTCAAGCAGTCGTGATCCCGGTGCAGCATTATCACAGGAAATCATGTTTACTCCGCTTGCAAATAATAAAAACGGATCATGATTAATATTTCTATTACGAGACTTTAATGTTCTCATTCGCTGAGAAAATATAGCCAGGTCATTTTTCTTGAATGCAATTTCCGGCGGGAGGTTATTAATATTGAGAGGGTAAGCACCTTCATCCCGGCTTATTGCTCCTACACTAATTACATATTTATTATTTGCCGGGTACGCTAACCCTGATGCTTCAATTATTGTCGCATAATTACTAAAAGGTCTTAACCATCTTAATAATGAAGATCTTCCGGGTGTTTCCAATCTGCAAAAATCCAGATAATGATTTCCTGCTGAAACAATTACAGGAATATTTAATGTATAACATTCCTTAAATAATTGAATTATTTTATGGTTCTCAATTCCGGTGGATTTTGTAAACTGATCATACCCATTAAAACACAAAAGAATGCAGGATACTTTTTGATAGGGTTTTATGTTGGGATTAGCATTATATTGTAATACCACTTCTATTCCACGTTTAATATTTACCCAAGTTGTAGTGGAATCATCACCATCTGTCACTTTTACAGAAACGATTTCGGCATCAGGAGCTACTCCTCTGAAATTGGCAAAGATTTTTGATTTGTTAGCAGCTGCCAAACCTGCTACATGAGTTCCATGCCCGTGTTTATCCTCTACATCACAATTGGGATTATTAGCTTTTGTTTCTCCTTTATAATTTGTTTTATAAATTACTTTCCCTTTTAAATCTGGATGGCCATCAAAAACCCCGGTATCCAATACGGCTAATACAGTACCTTTACCGCTTTCCTTTAATTTTCCAAAGTTTAAACCATCAAAAACAGTCTTTTTATAGGAGGCTGCTATTGAT
It contains:
- a CDS encoding tetratricopeptide repeat protein, whose product is MQDFHPADTSTINKLNTASLNNLTKDPELSRADALKAIKLSEELKYKKGLGDGYTRLGILEKNIGNYDKALEYHKKSLAFRQGEGDVKATGKSYLNIGTVFNQTGDYDSSIFYLLKAVQIAESLNDQKQLADNTNNLAIAYKRNRDFQLAIKYHDQSLKIAEQLNDSLKIIRSYSNLGATFVETGEYRKSLGYLLYLINKRNSVPPDILADAYNNAGLAYQKGFVEKIDSALYYFKNAADIYSNLESTDLAAVIGNIGLLLFEQGNIKEGISNMEKSVALAQSFGAKELLKNNYQSLANAYQTTGQLEKSIDALNMYILYNDSVFNENKSKDIAELQTKYETAKKDKEIVKMDIENAIQSKRIQQQQLIIGAIVALVIILGLFFSRRQLRKKLEYEQYLNLERSRISSDLHDDIGSTLSSISMYSDVLNGAIKRKELNDAENYSTEIAETSRELLDKMGDLVWAVNPLNDSFDNLLIRVENFGYKLLESKNIEFVFNVAEKASEYELSVEGRHNLYMIMKEVINNAAKYSNASKVEVSISNSKKELQIVIRDNGIGFNALKNHDGNGLKNIRRRAKAINAELTVNSGVELGTSVIIKLNNDH
- a CDS encoding S8 family serine peptidase, whose translation is MPISFSKKESNYKQIIEYKTTTGSGIVPLLKPIPIGGTLISPGLVEIGASIAASYKKTVFDGLNFGKLKESGKGTVLAVLDTGVFDGHPDLKGKVIYKTNYKGETKANNPNCDVEDKHGHGTHVAGLAAANKSKIFANFRGVAPDAEIVSVKVTDGDDSTTTWVNIKRGIEVVLQYNANPNIKPYQKVSCILLCFNGYDQFTKSTGIENHKIIQLFKECYTLNIPVIVSAGNHYLDFCRLETPGRSSLLRWLRPFSNYATIIEASGLAYPANNKYVISVGAISRDEGAYPLNINNLPPEIAFKKNDLAIFSQRMRTLKSRNRNINHDPFLLFASGVNMISCDNAAPGSRLLERNNYSTGYAEVSGSSQAAGIVAGTVLLCIEALKQNTAIPQPALTVKNIMSAIKNGAEDADFNAQGSRVTNYSATSNDYSFFALDIPNTLTTIAHL